A region from the Silene latifolia isolate original U9 population chromosome 7, ASM4854445v1, whole genome shotgun sequence genome encodes:
- the LOC141590341 gene encoding protein FAR1-RELATED SEQUENCE 3-like yields MDQQRYTQRCDDYDSDHSLPNLDTNIHLEKHGAIVYTHAVFKMFQEDVKAAISCGVADFVKEDNLRIIFMEDAKSNTTFKVTFNLSTMDAECACKLFERIGLLCRHIVWVYKAKGIWQIQSKLDFNGNVIEDSNMAQSDKNHVCKLKAEFSATVGVLKTLPTVHMDELASLLVEFRDKLSVKPLTKDQEIEMLLGCSSSSEVTTRPPVKAHNKGSGERLTSAKTQAIEKAAKPKRLCDYCKEKVDHDKRTCPLRIAEEAAVKASKKIVL; encoded by the exons ATGGACCAGCAGCGCTACACACAAAGGTGCGATGATTATGACAGCGACCACTCATTACCTAACCTAGACACAAACATACATTTAGAAAAACATGGTGCTATTGTATACACACATGCTGTGTTTAAGATGTTCCAAGAGGACGTAAAGGCTGCTATATCATGTGGTGTCGCTGACTTTGTCAAGGAAGACAATCTGCGGATAATTTTTATGGAAGATGCTAAATCAAACACAACTTTTAAGGTGACGTTTAACCTTTCAACCATGGATGCAGAATGTGCTTGCAAACTCTTCGAAAGAATAGGGTTACTTTGTAGACATATTGTGTGGGTGTACAAGGCCAAAGGAATTTGGCAAATACAAAGCAA GCTTGACTTCAATGGGAATGTCATCGAGGATTCAAATATGGCACAGTCTGATAAAAACCATGTGTGCAAGCTAAAAGCAGAGTTCAGTGCAACAGTTGGAGTTCTCAAAACTTTGCCTACGGTTCACATGGACGAATTAGCATCCCTCCTAGTTGAGTTCCGCGATAAGTTATCTGTCAAACCACTTACAAAAGATCAAGAAATTGAGATGCTCTTGGGCTGCAGCTCGTCGTCTGAAGTCACTACCCGGCCTCCGGTTAAAGCACACAACAAGGGCAGCGGAGAAAGATTAACGTCAGCAAAAACACAAGCCATTGAAAAGGCAGCAAAGCCAAAGAGACTATGTGACTACTGCAAAGAAAAAGTTGACCACGACAAGAGAACATGCCCTCTTCGCATAGCTGAAGAAGCAGCTGTAAAAGCATCTAAAAAAATAGTACTCTGA
- the LOC141590342 gene encoding protein FAR1-RELATED SEQUENCE 5-like, whose protein sequence is MGITIGVSARVKVAAVETKFCGQRNCSSATTVRKWDTELLNVGVRREMEVGVKLRVDTRNQLRVMQSYDGRSYQKSNNAGNKASNNKQTASASIVKNNAKSSGKLFMMGKEAAKNDAYVVMGCGVENITLSPLQDHRADMTVITFCTFVSHVILQNITLSLLQYHRLQYMTENTFVVPVVPVPTPQCIDVDEVYAGNRLSLMVTPGGSEEWVRNIATEFTHTIGQTFATLDEGIQFYETYAIACGFEPRKSSTKRFRISGDIRTKLIVCHREGFRDSKPTILPITGEEEEPMVKAYNPKKTKVTRIGCKARIFFKFVIKEIDQVQVPLFVVDQFHAAHNHRFSPLKYREFQKKCRNLAFEHKQTIVYNCKVNIGPTSTFRSVKEYVDGYENIGASLTDFKNFGREIKCFIGLKDAQMFVDQLETLHETQEGFYYAYDIDQNKCLFRVFWADAAARRNYALNGEAVTFDPTYSTNKYNMIFAPFTGVDHHKKSVTFGASLMSRENDQNFKWIFTKFLDCMGGKEPHFFFTDQCPAMKIAVPATFTTAAHRYCMWHIMKKLPEKLGTTVTKETDFVTRLNSVVWDSDLEPCDFEEMWCSLISEFQLEDNAWLQYLFSKRQRWIPAYYRDIPLGCLLRTTQRSESENSFFKRFENPHGTLVEFWMRFQSAMDQQRAGDSSREGSTRFLDVEDSIFHKTYTVAFNPSTFDATCSCKLFERKGYICKHIIWILSGKWIKKIPDKYLLSRWTKNTKKMPLYNVHGQLLDDFNSSDTFRQNFKSGAEKLTKQQELEMLLGVKSSSEVLILPHVQSKNKGSGKRLMSKKDQSVAKAQKPKRFCNNCKQMAHHDKRNCPNPAVDT, encoded by the exons AAGTTCTGCGGACAAAGAAATTGTAGCAGTGCTACAACTGTCAGAAAATGGGACACCGAGCTTTTGAATGTAGGAGTACGCCGAGAAATGGAGGTGGGGGTAAAGTTAAGGGTAGATACCAGAAACCAGCTCCGAGTTATGCAA AGTTACGATGGTAGATCATACCAGAAGTCAAACAACGCTGGAAATAAGGCTAGCAACAATAAGCAAACCGCTTCAGCTAGCATTGTTAAGAATAATGCTAAATCAAGTGGGAAGCTGTTTATGATGGGGAAAGAAGCTGCAAAGAATGATGCATATGTTGTCATGG GATGCggagttgag AATATCACATTGAGTCCTTTACAAGATCATAGGGCAGACATGACGGTAATTACTTTCTGTACATTTGTATCACATGTTATACTTCAGAATATCACATTGAGTCTTTTACAGTATCATAGGCTACAGTACATGACTG AAAATACTTTTGTTGTTCCTGTGGTACCTGTTCCTACTCCACAATGCATAGACGTTGATGAGGTGTATGCTGGGAATCGTCTTTCTTTGATGGTGACCCCTGGAGGTTCTGAGGAGTGGGTCAGAAATATTGCAACTGAATTTACACATACAATAGGACAAACTTTTGCTACGTTAGATGAGGGTATACAGTTTTATGAGACTTATGCAATAGCATGTGGTTTTGAACCAAGGAAATCTTCAACGAAAAGGTTTCGTATTAGTGGAGATATTAGGACAAAATTGATTGTGTGTCACCGGGAAGGATTTAGGGATTCTAAGCCGACAATATTACCCATTACTGGTGAGGAGGAGGAGCCAATGGTCAAGGCCTATAATCCGAAGAAGACTAAGGTTACTAGGATTGGTTGTAAAGCTAGGattttctttaaatttgttattaaagAAATTGACCAAGTTCAAGTGCCACTCTTTGTTGTTGATCAGTTTCATGCTGCCCATAACCACCGTTTTTCTCCACTCAAGTATAGAGAATTTCAGAAAAAATGTAGAAACCTTGCTTTTGAACATAAACAAACCATCGTTTATAATTGCAAGGTCAATATTGGCCCAACCTCTACTTTCAGGTCCGTCAAGGAATATGTTGACGGCTATGAAAATATTGGAGCTTCTTTGACTGACTTTAAGAATTTTGGAAGGGAAATCAAGTGTTTTATAGGTCTTAAGGATGCACAAATGTTTGTAGACCAGTTGGAAACCCTTCATGAAACCCAGGAAGGTTTTTATTATGCCTATGATATTGATCAGAATAAGTGTTTGTTTCGTGTATTTTGGGCTGATGCAGCAGCACGTCGTAATTACGCTCTAAACGGTGAGGCGGTGACTTTTGACCCAACCTATTCAACTAATAAGTACAACATGATCTTTGCTCCCTTTACTGGTGTTGATCATCACAAGAAGTCCGTCACTTTTGGCGCTTCGCTTATGTCTAGGGAGAATGACCAGAATTTTAAatggattttcacaaaattcttAGATTGTATGGGTGGAAAGGAACCCCATTTCTTTTTTACTGATCAATGTCCTGCTATGAAAATTGCAGTCCCTGCTACTTTTACGACTGCTGCCCACCgctattgcatgtggcatattatGAAGAAATTACCTGAAAAGTTAGGCACGACAGTGACCAAAGAGACTGACTTTGTCACTCGTCTGAATTCTGTTGTTTGGGATTCAGACTTAGAGCCTTGTGACTTCGAAGAGATGTGGTGTTCGTTGATCAGTGAGTTTCAATTGGAAGATAATGCATGGTTGCAATATCTGTTTTCCAAGCGGCAACGTTGGATTCCAGCGTATTATCGTGATATTCCTCTTGGTTGTCTTTTAAGAACAACGCAACGCTCTGAGAGCGAAAACAGCTTCTTTAAGCGCTTTGAGAATCCTCATGGCACacttgttgagttttggatgcgctTTCAAAGTGCTATGGATCAGCAACG TGCTGGTGATTCTTCAAGGGAGGGCAGTACAAGGTTCCTAGATGTTGAAGATTCTATCTTCCATAAGACTTACACTGTCGCATTTAATCCTTCAACGTTTGATGCAACATGTTCATGCAAGCTGTTTGAGAGGAAGGGATACATATGTAAACACATCATCTGGATTTTATCAGGTAAATGGATCAAGAAGATACCTGATAAGTATCTTCTCAGTAGGTGGACAAAGAACACTAAAAAAATGCCCTTGTATAATGTTCACGGTCAATTGTTGGATGATTTTAATTCGTCGGAT ACATTTAGACAAAATTTCAAGTCTGGtgctgaaaaattgactaaacagCAAGAGTTGGAGATGCTCCTTGGGGTTAAGTCTTCATCTGAGGTCCTTATACTACCTCATGTTCAATCAAAAAACAAGGGTAGTGGCAAGAGGTTGATGTCCAAGAAAGATCAGTCCGTTGCAAAGGCACAAAAGCCGAAAAGATTTTGCAATAattgtaaacaaatggcacatcATGATAAGCGGAATTGCCCTAATCCAGCTGTTGATACATGA